The following nucleotide sequence is from Perca flavescens isolate YP-PL-M2 chromosome 20, PFLA_1.0, whole genome shotgun sequence.
TTAACTGTAATCTTATGCCTTAAATTCATGCCGCTAGATACACAGAAGTGGGAAGGTTGGGTAAGTGGTTATTATGCATTAAAGAACATACTAAAATACACACACCAGTTCAAGTTCTTAGATGTACACATAGCCCTATTTGAATactatttgttttatattgACAGTGTTATGTTATCTGTCACAATCTATATACCAGATGCAACAATTTCACCAAATCAGGAAATTTAGCATGAAAATACACAGGTTTTGTTTGTATTAAGACAGATGGCTAAAATGTGTAATAGTGTCTATTTTGCCATACTACTATGCAGGGATGAGCTAGGTACAAGTAAACATTTAATGTAGTAACAAATAGACGATCTGCATGCAATTCTAAAAATGTCACTCATGTATTTCAGATAAAACTAGAACATACATTAAGATTAACAGGACCTTTTTTAAAACTTGATTTTTACTTTGGTTTTGCTGTTTACTCTGCGGCTATAAATGAACCAAATGCACTATGTGGGTTAAAAGTGATTCAGCAGTTCTTCCCACCAGCATTGTTGAACTCGTTTCTATCCTTAAACCACGTAAATCCTTAAGTCAGATGTATTTAATGTGAGAGACTGCCTGTGTGAGTTTATTAAAGATGGATTTTTACTTGGAAATGTAAATTGATTGTTCAGGATTATCCTGTGAAGGCTGATCTGGATGCTGTAGTTTTTAGACCTGTACCACATGCttgtgcaaaagaaaatgtaatggaAATTAATCGTATGTGTTACTACTAAAGACCTGATTGTAACATTTGAGATAAGCAGCTGGCAAAATGAGCGAAGAGTATCTCTTAAAAGGAGTTATACAAATTAAACCTTTTAATTTCCAATGCAAATTTTGACCGTCTCTTTTGAATTTGTCTCATGTCAGACAGAAACAATGATTCGACCTGCTGTAAGATGTCACTTTTAAGCTGCTCAATTTAAGTTTTAAGACCTGACACAATTGTCAATCATGTATAAGCGGTGCACTGAAAAATAAATCCGGAAAAGGACCagtaattttgttttttctccatGTTACCAAACGAGGAAATTGAGTGCTTTATCAAACCACTATGAAACTACAGAAGAAACTTCAATACTGAGTCATATCAACATTTAACAGTAAATGTTAATGATTGACCTATAATAAAATggttttatttgtaaaaaaggACAAATGACACTTTGTGGGTAGTGCAAGGGGGGAAACATTTTAATTGGTGATCACTATTAAATCACATGGCTATTATCTACATGATTCTGATATTGTGTtgtacaaaatgaaaatatggaaagaccccacccctcccccctcaAAACACTCACATAAAGGGGAAAGGGAGAagtaaaacaaactgaaaccaAGAACAGCTATGGGCACAATCTTACTAATTACATTACCACAGAGCTTATGTCAAACCGTGTACAATATGCACACTTGGGGAAAGTACAAAATTGAAAAGGTGTCATTGCTGAGGATTGATGCAAATTTGACATATTGAAAAAACTTTTAACTGGCTGTGTTAaggtataaatacatttttaggtACAGATCCATGAATTAACATCTTCACAAGAAGAAAGTGTAAATTGTTCCATCCAGGTAGCGCCAAAGTAGGGTAGGAGGCCTGAGGGGGTCGGGGTTCTCACGAGTTCCTTGTTCAATCCTCCATAAGTTTATCAAAAGGTTTGAGAAAAGATAATTTCTCAAAAACCTTTCATCTAGAGATGATACAAATGGGCCTTCTTGTCTCACAAAGCAGGCCGCGGGACATAAGTTTGTCAAGGAGCGGCGCTACAGGCCAAGTCCTCCAGCGTATGATCACGTTGTCGTTTCACTGGTTGTTTTTGGCTTTGGCGTGTGTGAGGATGTGAGACTTCAGGTTGGTTGACTGGGCAAATTTTTTGTTGCAGCCATCAAAGGGGCACACGTACGGGCGGTCTCCAGTGTGAATACGCACATGTGTGCGCAAGTTAAAGTCCAGAGAGAACCGCTTGCCACAGCCCTCAAATGTGCActagagatgagagagatgaGTTAACACTGCTGCATGTCTCAGCCTGGCTCACAGATAAACAGATATAATTTCAACTGAAGGCATTTGAGAGGACAACAGAGAGGTTTGTATATAATTGCTCTTCCACAAAGCCAGTTGGGTAAAGTTTACATTTCAGTATTATTAAAATCTTTCTTATCATACTACTAAtgaaacaaaagtaaaagtatgcagCCATCTCCAGAAGGAAGAAAATAAAGTGACATGCAGGAAGTAAAAAGGAACTCACTTggaaaggtttctctcctgtgtgtacgAGTTGATGCCTCTTCAGTTTTGAACTTTCAACAAAGGCTTTGCCACATTCTGCACAGACGTGCACACGAGGCCCGTGGGTATGCAAGTGTTTTCTCATTGCTGAGTTGTCCCTGAACATCTTGGTACATCCCTGAGCGGGAGAAAACCAGATAAAGCTAATCACTCTGGACATATTCACTTTACAGTGTAGCTTTAGCAACTGATCACATCAGCTCTTTATACCAGTGTAACAAAACATGCATGTTCTCAGAAAGTTAACGTCAACAACGACATACAGTACAACAGTAAGATTCTGTTCATGTATGTTAACCAtcttttgcacagtactgtataaAATATTGTAATGAACAGAACACTGCACTCACTTTGTGTGGACAGGCTATTGTCCTGGGTGCATCatcttcttttacttttcttgGCTTCATtctgcaacaaaaataaaagtggtCAGATCATTATAGACGGTTCTCAACTATCCACACCCCCGAAACACTAAGATTTGTTtacttaataaaaacaaataactcCTGGTAAAACATTTGCGTAATGGGCCATGCCACACAATTTAATTCCATTCTACCTTAAACATTTCACATCACACGCTGGTTTAACCAAATGAACTGCATTACACTTTTGCGCCATTCGTTTTTAATAATGTTCATTTAACTGGCTTTTACTGAAGCAAACTCATTTCTCTTAAAAACTTGTATGAataaatttattttataatagCCTACTGAAGTTTGCTCGCCATCATCCAGCCTGACTTGAACATGAACATAAACATTACCACGAACCGTGCAAATTCTGCCAGCTGTTTGGGGTCTGAGAGGTCAATGCCTGGGATGCCTCCAGGAGGAAGCTTCTTCCCCGTCATGTATTCAGAATAATCCGGAGGAGAGTTTTCACCCGTGATTTGATCCTCATGGTCCTTCTTATCATCTGATTGAGAGGAACAAATTGGTTGATAATTAAGACAGTACCATAACACGTGCAAAGAATTGATTAAAGCAATTTGGACCTAAACTTTAATCCCGTCACCCACAACCCTCACGATATTTTTCCCACTCTTACTTGTTTACTACTAATTGAATGTCTCGAAGgtttttattcaacaaacatACAGTAGACATGGCCACCAAATGTGTCAGTCAccagtttattatttttttaattaacaaatAGGGTGGagtattaaatatatatatatatatatatatatatatatatatatatatatatatatatatatatatatacacacacacacatacatatatacatatatacatatacatatacatacacatacatatatatatatatatacacacacacatatatatatatatatatacatacacacacacacacacacacacacacacacacacacatacatacatacatacatacatacatacatacatacatacatacatacatatacatatatatatatatttcacttTCATGAAGAAATGGGATAAAATGATTGTTCCTCTTAACTGCCAAACAGAGGAACTACTTTTGGACACAGGATATAGTTCGCTGGAACCATATGAACATTTAAGATGTGTTTAAAGCCTCGGAAGTGTAAAGTATGAGGGGTTCCTGAAGGCAACACCACCGCTATCGTTGAACTGAACTGCGCCACAGCGGCCTAGCGGAGCCAGCTGCACTCGATCCCACTCTCGCCGCCATCTTCGTCGGCCAAATAAACGCCATTTTTTCGGGCCGCCATACTTATTAGACCGGGGAAATATGGCGGCGCCCATCGACACATAAAACATGGCTtcccaataaaaacaaaaacattacaaatgGATTTTAAGTGGCTCCGAGTTGGGAAATAGTTCATACTTTAGCGGAGGACAAGGCCCCAACCGGGCCCAATCACACGGCACACACACTGAGAACAAAGCGAGGGGCCAGCTTGAAAGAATTCACTCAGGACTCTGAACTTACCCGATGCCCACATAGTCACTGAAAACTCCCCCTCCAACGTTTTTATCTGGACCTGTTTCTGTTCCCATTTTCTGCCCATTTCTCCCCCGCCCAGGTAGCTCCTTTTGCCTGCTTTTTTCCCGCTTCCAGCCCTTTTCATCCGGCCTGTCGACGAGCTTCTCCCGGCGACAGTAACCAGAGTCTGTTCGATATAGTCCTCCTCTACGGCGGGCACTGGGATGAGGATTTGGTCCTCAAAGCCGTCATCCGTGTGCAGTTCAGAGTCATCCTCACCCACCACCTCTTCTCTTGTTTGCACCAAAATCACCTCTTGGTGCGAGTGAATCGAGTTTGGATCACCCGTGTCAAGAGGCTGTAAGGCGATCATAGGCTGATGTTCACCGTCGTCTCCAACAATTGTTGTCTCGATTGTCTCTACTTCGATTTCATGCAGTTCCACTATTTCGGCTGGCATTTCTGACCCGTCCGCTTCTATGTACAGGGTGTCCCCCGACGCCATAATAAATTTCTTATTTCCTCCTGCTTATATGCTATTTTTACACTCTCTTTTCGTCCTATCAACGCTGAAgcttcctcctccctctccgaCAACAACTCTAGTCCGCTAGTATACTCTCGTCGCCACAATGCTCCAGTTTAGAAGTCTCGCGTGATTTGGACCACGTTCAAATATGCAACTCAAACAGTACCTGCAGCGTCTTATTTCTTTAGCCTATAAATCATGCCCATAAAGATATTGACATCAATCTATATATGTACGTTATTAAATAATTGtagggaaaaataaataaaaataaaaatgatcatgGTCATATTAAtcaatatatgtaatataatattaataatgatTCAAAAATAATTGTCTGACAAATCAAGCTAATGTAAATGAGGACATACCATTATAGCGTTACCTGAGTCTTGATCAACATTTCAGCttctttaataataaatataaataaataaatagggaTTATTTTTTACTGAATCATGTGctgattatttgtttgtttatttgattaattgctaATAACATTTGATTCGAAAATCACATTAAAATTGCTGGCTTTGTCAATATCTCGTCTATGGTTCgagcaacagtccaaaacccaaagatattcaatatacaataacataaaacagagaaaagcagcaaattatCACATTTTGGATGCTGGAGTCAACAAATACTTAAAGAATTTGGTTGAAAAATGATGGAAGCATATAAACAATTGTCAACCTCGATGTATATTCACTTATCAATAATAATTGTATAATTTAAGGATGCAACTCaatacatttctctctctctctctctctctctctctctctctctctctctctctctctcatagtatatatatttatatttatgattTTTCTGACGGACTATaccatcactttttttcgacatactgtaagacatttatattatactatagctttttatGACAGactatatactatggctttttatgactttttttaactataatatgactttatataAGACATGTTGTggcatattatactatgaccctTTCATGACATTTATaggaaatactatactatggctttttatgacagactacactttgactttttatggcatttatatgacatactatactatgactttttattaaatctttatAAAAGAGCAGCGGAGAGAGATGAACCCTACCTTCTTATAAACCTTAGCCAAGTGAGGACAATGTCATAGAATAGGGaaaaaagtatgtcaaaaaatttgaaaaaagtcatagtatagtaggtcgacaaaagtcgtaaaaagtcatagtgcagtatgtcgaaaaaagtcatagtacagtatgtcaaaaaaagttatggtatgacaaaaaagtcagaaaaagtcatagtatagtatgtagagtatgtcgaaaagagtagaaaaaagtcacagtataatatgttgaaaaaagtcatagtgtagtatgtcggaaaaaaagtcatattatagtatgtcgaaaaaaagtcatggtttagtatgtcagaaaaaagtccaaaaaaagtcatgctatacttgaaaaaagtccaaaaaagtcatagtatagtatgttgaaaaaagtaaaaaaagtcatagtatagtatagtatgtccaaaaaaagtcgaaaaaaagtcatagtataatatgtcgaaaaaaagtccacaaaagtcatagtatagtatgttgaaaaaagtcaaaaacgtcatagcatagtatagtatgtccaaaaaaagtaaaaaaaaagtcatagtatagtatgttgaaaaaaagtcgaaaaagAGTCATACAATAGGATGTATTgtcaatgtatgtatgtatgtcaaggtattttgaaaaagtcatgtgacatgtgttctctaaataaaatattcaaaaagaaaattgttgCTGTGTGGCATTCCTTCTTTGTTAGTATAGTtcgaaataaaaaaagtcatagtatagtatgtccaaaaaagtagaaaaagtcatagtatagtataacgaaaaaagtcataaaactcatagtgtagtatgaggaaaaaaagtccaaaaaagtcatactatagtgtgtataaaacagtaaaaaaaaagcagtcaaaaacagtcagtatgtatgtcgaaaaagtcatagtatagtatgatgaaaaaagtcatagtatagtatgatgataagaaaaaggccaaaaaagTTATAGCAgtgtatgtagaaaaaagttataaaaagtcatagtatagtatgttgaaaaaagtcatagtatagtatgtcggaaaaaagtccacaaaagtcatagtatattaggttgaaaaaagtcatagtatagtatgtcgaaaaaagtccaaaaagtcatagtatagtatgttgaaaaaaaagttatagtgtagtatgtcgaaaaaagtcataaaagtcatagtatagtatgttgaaaaaagtcatagtatagtatgtcgaaaaaaagtcgaaaaagAGTCATACAATGGGATGTATTGTcgatgtatatatgtatgtatgtatgtcaaggtattttgaaaaagtcatcTGACATGTGTTCTctaaataaaatattcaaaaagaaaattgttgTTGTGTGGCATTCCTTCTTTGTTAGTATAGTTcgaaataaaaagtcatagtatagtatgtcgaaaaaagtccaaaaagttatagtatagtatgttgaaaaaaaagttatagtgtagtatgtcgaaaaaagtcataaaagtcatagtatagtatgttgaaaaaactcatagtatagtatgaggaaaaaaagtccaaaaaagtaATAGCATATTGTGTATAAAACAGTCAAAAAGCAGTCAAAAACAGtcagtatgtaaaaaaaaagtatgacgaaaaaaagtcatggtatagtatgatgaaaaaagtcattgtatagtataatGATAagaaaaaggccaaaaaagTTATAGCAgtgtatgtagaaaaaagttataaaaagtcatagtatagtatgttaaaaaaagtcatagtataagatgttgaaaaaaggaataaaaagtcatagtatagaatgtcgaaaaatagtaatagtatagtatgtccaaaaaaactcctgaactccaaaatgaatgtcagaatgggaaagaaaggtgatctaagcaactttgagcgtggcatggttgttggtgccagacgggctggtctgagtatttcacaatctgctcagttactgggattttcacgcataaccatttctagggtttacaaagaatggtctgaaaaatgaaaaacatacagtatgctgcagtcctgggggggcgaaaatgccttgttgatgctagaggtcagaggagaatgggccgagtgattccaacagatagaagatcaactttgactgaaataaccacttgttacaaccgaggtatgcagcaaagcatttgtgaagccacaacacgcacaaccttgaggtggatgggctacaccagcagaagaccccaccgggtaacactcatctccactaaaaataggaaaatgaggctacaatttgcacaagctcaccaaaattggacagttgaagactgtaaaaatgttgccttatgagtcttgatttctgttgagacattcggATGGTAacgtcagaatttggcgtaaacagaatgagaacatggatccgtcatgcttTGTTACCACTGAGCAGgatgctggtggtggtgtaatggtgtgggggatgttttcttggcacactttaggccccttagtaccaattgggcttTGTTTAAaagccacagcctacctgaggtttgtttctgaccatgtccatcccttgatggccaccatgtacccatcctctgatggctacttccagcaggataatgcaccatgtcacaaagctcgaatcatttcaaattggtttcttgaacatgacaatgacttcactgtactaaaatggtccccacagtcaccagatctcaccccaatagaacatctttggcatgtggtggaacgggagcttcgtgccctggatgtgcatcccacaaatctccatcaactgcaagatgctatcctatcaatatgggccaacatttctaaagaatgcttccagcccttgataaatcaatgccacaaagaattaaggcagttctgaaggtgaaagggggtcaaacacggtattggtagggtgttcctaataatcctttaggtgagtgtagtatgtcaaaaaaagtagaaaaagtcatagtatagtataacgAAGAAAGTCGAATGTcgaaagaaagtcatagtatagatgttgaaaaaaggaataaaaagtcatagtatagaatgtcgaaaaatagtaatagtatagtatgtcgaaaaaaagtccaaaaagtgataacatagtatgtagaaaaaaaatcatataaagtcatagtatagtatgtcgaaacaaagtcatattatagtatgtcaaaaaaaggcataaaaagtaatagtatagtatgttgaaaatgctGAGAAAGAAACACAATAGTGTAGCTCAGTCATTAGGGTCTTGGGTTGGGAACTGTAGGGTTGTTGGTTTAAATCTCGGATGGAACAAGACAAGAAGATAAATGTTAAggtattttgaaaatgtcatgTGACATGTGTTCTGCAAATAAAATACTCCAAAAGAAAATTGTTGCTGTGTGGCATTCCTTCTTTGTTAATATAGTTCaaaataaataagtcatagtatagtatgttgaaaacagccttaaaaagtcatagtatagtatgtcgaaaaaagtataaaaagtcatagtatatataatgaaaaaagtcttaaaaagtcatagtataatatgttgaaaagaagttaaaaaagctatagtatattatgttgaaaagtcatagtatatgtcaaaaagagtcatagtatagtatgtcgtaaaaagaattccaaaaaagtgataagatagtatgtagaaaaaagtgatataaagtcATATCaaattatgtcgaaaaaaagtcataaataatctgatgaaaaaaaaggccaaaaaagtTATAgcaatgtagaaaaaagtcatagcatagtatgtaggaaaaagtcatagtatagtatgtcggaaaaattGCACAATAAAGTCTTAATAATCTATGTTGAAAATGTTGACAAATGAACATAACAGTGTAGCTTGGTCAGTAGGGACTTGGCTTGAGAACTGGAgagttgctggttcaagtcttGGATGGACCAAGACCAAGGAATGTGAAGGTATTTTGAAAAAGCCATgttctgtaaataaaataaaatattccaaaagaaaATTGTTGCTGTGTGGCATTCCTTCTTTGTTAGTATAGTtcgaaataaaaaaagtcatagtatagcatgttgaaaaaagtagaaaaagttATCAGATAAAaattgtatagtatagtatgttgaaaaaattcatagtactaaatgttgaaaaaaagtcaaaaaacctcatagtttaaaaaatgtcttagtatagtatgttaaaaaaatgtacaaaaaaagtaatgtagagtatgtcaaaaaaagtcatagtatagtatgtcgaaagaaagtCATActacgttgaaaaaagttatattatgttgaaaaaagtcatagtatagtgtgtcaaaaagaGTCCTACtacagtatgtcaataaaagtcataaaaagtgagtatagtatgtcagaaaaattgcaaaaaaaaagtcataataaagtatgttgaaaaagtcagaaAGTAAGACAGTAGTGAAGTTCATTCAGTAGGGACTTAgcttgggaaccagagggttgctggttcaagtcttGGACGGACCAAGACCAATAAATGTCAAGGTATTTTGAAAAAGACGTGTTCTGTgttctgtaaataaaatattccaaaagaaaATTGTTGCTGTGTGGCATTCCTTCTTTGATAGTATAGttcgaaataaaaaaaatcatagtatagtatgtcgaaaaaaagtcatagtatagtataacgaaaaaagtcttaaaaagtcatagagtaaattgttgaaaaaaaaagtcatagtatagtatgttgaaatcaagtcatagtatagtatgtgaaaaaaagtaaaaaaatagtaatagcatattatgttgaaaaggtcatagtatagtatgtcgaaaaaaagtcttatggtgataatatagtatgttgaaaaagtcatataaagtcatagtatagaatgtcaataaaaagtcatagtatagtgtgttgaaaagaTTCATACtgcagcatttaaaaaatagtatagtatagtatagtagtatagtatgtcgaaaaaaagtccaaaaaagtcttaaaaaagtcatagtataagatgtagaaaaaagtcaaaaaaagttatagtatattatgttgaaaatagtatgtagtatattatgttgaaaaaaggaataaaaagtcatagtatagtatgtcaaaaaaaaggccaaaaatgtcatagtatgttgaaaaaaagtcatagtatagtatgtcgaaaaaaagtcatagtatagtatgtcaaaaaaagtagaaaaagtcatagtatagtataacgaaaaaagtcttaaaaagtcatagagtaatatgttgaaaaaaaagtcatagtataggataaCGAAatcaagtcatagtatagtatgtcaaaaaaagtaaaagagttatagtatattatgttgaaaatagtca
It contains:
- the yy1a gene encoding transcriptional repressor protein YY1a, which encodes MASGDTLYIEADGSEMPAEIVELHEIEVETIETTIVGDDGEHQPMIALQPLDTGDPNSIHSHQEVILVQTREEVVGEDDSELHTDDGFEDQILIPVPAVEEDYIEQTLVTVAGRSSSTGRMKRAGSGKKAGKRSYLGGGEMGRKWEQKQVQIKTLEGEFSVTMWASDDKKDHEDQITGENSPPDYSEYMTGKKLPPGGIPGIDLSDPKQLAEFARMKPRKVKEDDAPRTIACPHKGCTKMFRDNSAMRKHLHTHGPRVHVCAECGKAFVESSKLKRHQLVHTGEKPFQCTFEGCGKRFSLDFNLRTHVRIHTGDRPYVCPFDGCNKKFAQSTNLKSHILTHAKAKNNQ